In Drosophila yakuba strain Tai18E2 chromosome X, Prin_Dyak_Tai18E2_2.1, whole genome shotgun sequence, a single genomic region encodes these proteins:
- the LOC6525521 gene encoding NADH dehydrogenase (ubiquinone) complex I, assembly factor 6 homolog encodes MRRLVRNWNCRLLFNAKSGQEIVRHAGTHQEAKISADPKDKKAVEVDKNGYGAKHCMSLVEKYDYENYLCTLLLPRELRRAAFALRAFNVEVSRSVSGHQIEPQIAKMRLKFWHDSIDKCFEPDSQRSYVEDQPVLRELKHTVGSRKLNKVYLRRLVTARERPPTHAFQSIRELEEYTEQTFSSLLLLLLEVGGVRDLNADHAASHLGKAQGIATLLRSIPLAGRQQAPCIPLEVLVSHGVSQERIIRSKSDDKGVEDCIFDVASAANTHLKLARQLHDKVPPQVRKIFLSAVATDAYLERLRRANFLLTHKSCVGRDTLLPARLFWKSLFNRF; translated from the exons ATGCGGCGCCTGGTGCGAAATTGGAATTGCCGATTGTTATTCAACGCCAAATCCGGCCAAGAAATTGTGAGACATGCCGGAACTCACCAGGAGGCCAAGATCAGTGCGGATCCCAAGGATAAGAAAGCGGTTGAGGTGGACAAGAATGGATACGGGGCCAAACATTGCATGAGTCTAGTGGA GAAATACGACTACGAGAACTACCTGTGCACCCTGCTCCTGCCGCGGGAACTGCGACGTGCTGCCTTCGCCCTGCGGGCATTCAATGTGGAGGTCTCCAGATCGGTCAGCGGCCAT CAAATTGAGCCGCAAATAGCGAAAATGCGCCTTAAGTTCTGGCACGACTCCATAGATAAGTGCTTTGAGCCGGATTCCCAACGGTCCTACGTGGAGGACCAGCCTGTCCTGCGCGAACTGAAACACACGGTGGGCAGTCGCAAGCTTAATAAGGTCTATTTGCGTCGTCTGGTCACAGCACGTGAACGTCCGCCCACCCATGCATTTCAGTCGATACGCGAGCTGGAGGAGTACACGGAACAGACCTTCTCCTCGCTACTGCTCCTGCTGTTGGAGGTGGGCGGAGTACGTGACCTAAATGCCGATCATGCCGCCTCCCACTTGGGCAAAGCCCAGGGCATCGCCACTCTGCTGCGATCCATACCGCTGGCAGGACGTCAGCAGGCGCCTTGCATCCCGCTCGAGGTGCTAGTGTCGCATGGCGTTAGTCAGGAGCGCATCATTCGCTCCAAGAGCGACGACAAGGGTGTCGAGGACTGCATATTCGATGTGGCCAGTGCCGCTAATACGCACCTGAAGCTCGCCAGGCAGCTTCACGATAAGGTGCCGCCGCAGGTGCGCAAGATCTTCCTCTCCGCCGTGGCCACAGATGCATACTTGGAGCGCCTGCGCCGTGCTAACTTCCT GCTGACCCACAAGAGCTGCGTAGGCCGCGACACCTTACTGCCAGCACGTTTATTCTGGAAGTCGCTGTTTAATCGGTTCTGA